One part of the Aspergillus luchuensis IFO 4308 DNA, chromosome 5, nearly complete sequence genome encodes these proteins:
- a CDS encoding HMG-box domain-containing protein (COG:B;~EggNog:ENOG410PQ5M;~InterPro:IPR009071,IPR036910;~PFAM:PF00505), which produces MPESSLARTKPTEIGTEASMSLQATPGDPMSESPPPYFQAWFIPGTGCEELSQRLPCISDGLPQASGKLAVSFDQPVLVLELAANDPYYLVPQPIHDNTQAHEDKLIPEGGNDADHTKPETLCRKTGLLKSSCFEAQIMDGQAKFAATRSQNPCLPCPLSELNDGMQDIPVRDMYAWVHRPVATRRQEARQRHQRIPRPLNSFILYRLAYSDRVKFWLGRNDHQTISRLSGQSWKMEAAHIREKYETLAEMEKQNHATAHPGYCFSLSSKRGKPRIAKGHSQELTLRSEAFSNLGQNSQPAPWAPSVDNNRACERSIGTFPAREGNLIQSCSLSPTGFMPPGSAVSIWEQWTSYSQTTSAEYNSKGTQACLPVATGQPGKPDSACFVSQPAAPGIDAANSRSASLPLSVPYEMYSFCGEWPIEGK; this is translated from the exons ATGCCAGAATCATCTCTCGCCAGAACTAAGCCAACTGAAATTGGAACCGAGGCGTCCATGTCTCTCCAAGCCACACCAGGAGACCCGATGTCTGAGTCACCACCGCCATATTTCCAGGCGTGGTTCATTCCTGGTACCGGTTGTGAGGAACTCAGCCAGCGGCTCCCGTGCATCTCCGATGGTCTTCCCCAAGCTTCTGGGAAACTCGCTGTG AGCTTCGATCAGCCTGTCCTTGTGCTAGAGCTTGCGGCCAATGACCCATACTACTTGGTTCCACAGCCG ATCCATGACAACACCCAAGCGCATGAGGACAAGCTGATACCGGAAGGAGGCAATGACGCAGATCACACGAAGCCGGAAACTCTGTGCCGGAAGACTGGACTTCTAAAGTCGAGTTGCTTCGAAGCCCAGATAATGGATGGCCAAGCCAAATTTGCAGCAACAAGGAGTCAAAACCCATGTCTACCATGTCCCTTAAGTGAACTGAACGACGGCATGCAGGACATCCCGGTTAGAGACATGTACGCCTGGGTGCACCGCCCGGTCGCGACGCGCCGCCAGGAGGCACGGCAACGGCATCAAAGAATCCCACGCCCACTTAACTCATTCATACTGTACCGGCTGGCGTACAGTGATCGAGTAAAATTCTGGCTCGGCCGGAATGATCACCAGACCATCTCCAGACTCAGCGGacagagctggaagatggaagctgCTCACATTCGGGAGAAATACGAGACActcgcggagatggagaaacaAAACCACGCCACGGCGCATCCAGGATATTGCTTTTCGCTGTCAAGCAAGCGGGGAAAGCCGCGGATTGCAAAAGGCCATTCTCAGGAGTTGACATTGCGTTCGGAGGCGTTCTCCAACCTTGGCCAGAATTCACAGCCTGCCCCTTGGGCCCCTTCGGTGGATAATAATCGCGCTTGTGAACGTTCGATAGGAACTTTTCCTGCGAGGGAGGGAAACCTCATCCAGAGCTGTTCCTTGAGCCCAACTGGCTTTATGCCACCGGGCAGTGCCGTTTCGATATGGGAGCAGTGGACGTCCTATTCCCAGACGACCTCTGCCGAGTATAACTCCAAAGGCACCCAGGCTTGTTTGCCTGTCGCCACGGGGCAACCGGGGAAACCTGACTCTGCTTGCTTTGTTTCCCAACCGGCAGCCCCTGGAATCGATGCTGCCAATAGTCGGTCTGCTTCACTGCCACTGTCTGTTCCGTATGAGATGTATAGTTTTTGTGGGGAATGGCCTATCGAAGGAAAGTAG